AAGCCGGATCGTTGGAGGCGATCACCTCTCCGATCGCCGGTCCCTCCATCGGCGTGTCCAGCGCGAAGGGTGGGACATAGCTTTTGGCATCGTTCATCCGCCCACGCATGGCAGGGTCTACCGCCATCCAGAGGTTGCGGACCTGCACCTCACCCGGCCCAGGCGATGGCGTATCGACGATGACCGTCGCGAAGTCTTCCGCGACGGGCGTGCCGATCGGGCGGCGTTTCAGCTGTATTTCCCGTGATTGCATCTGCCCTGCCTTAATAGCCGTTGAGCCGTGCCCAGCGTTCGCGATGCCAGGCGGTCGAGCCATAGCATTGCGCCGCCACCCGCGCGCGCTTCAGATAAAGACCGGCGTCATGTTCATGGGTCATTCCGATGCCGCCGTGAAGCTGCACCATCTGGGAGGAAATGCCTTGCAGAGTCTCCCCCACGGTCGCCTTCGCCAGCGAGGCGAGGGCGGGAAGGGCGGGGTCGTCCGCATCGATGGCCTCCAGCGCTGCCTCGACCGCCGAGCGGGCAAGTTGCAATTCGCCGAACATCTCTGCCGCGCGATGCTGCAACGCCTGAAAAGAGCCGATGATCGCCCCGAACTGCACCCGCGTCTTGAGATAATCGAGCGTGGTGTCGAAGGCCTGGGTGGCATTGCCCAGCATTTCCGCCGCCAGACCGATGGCCGCGCGGTCGAACAGTGCGTCGAGCAGGTCGACGCCATTGCCTACCTCACCCAGTACGGCGTCCGCGTCCACGACGACATTATCGAAGGAGAAGAGGGCGGGACGGCGTGCATCGATCTGGTCCAGCACCTGACGCGTCAGACCGGGGGCGTCGGTTGCCACAAGAAACAGCGTGATCCCGTTCCGGTCGCCCGGCGCGCCGCCGGTGCGGGCGGCGACGATGGCGAGGGTCGCGACCATGCCGTCCTGCACCGGGCGCTTGATGCCGTTCAGAATCCAGCCGCCTGTTGAAGGCGT
This region of Sphingobium sp. EM0848 genomic DNA includes:
- a CDS encoding acyl-CoA dehydrogenase family protein, coding for MLNEEQQMLKDMAAEWVRDRLPVTALRSLYGHDGGGRPDADGYDPAAWAEMAQMGWTGILVPEAHGGSDFGYRSMGLVLEELGRTVAASPLLSSALVATSALRLGGTEAQQARWLPAIADGSAIGTLAAEEGPQHGREKIALTATPSTGGWILNGIKRPVQDGMVATLAIVAARTGGAPGDRNGITLFLVATDAPGLTRQVLDQIDARRPALFSFDNVVVDADAVLGEVGNGVDLLDALFDRAAIGLAAEMLGNATQAFDTTLDYLKTRVQFGAIIGSFQALQHRAAEMFGELQLARSAVEAALEAIDADDPALPALASLAKATVGETLQGISSQMVQLHGGIGMTHEHDAGLYLKRARVAAQCYGSTAWHRERWARLNGY